One window from the genome of Glycine soja cultivar W05 chromosome 12, ASM419377v2, whole genome shotgun sequence encodes:
- the LOC114378545 gene encoding AP-2 complex subunit alpha-1-like, producing the protein MAMSGMRGLSVFISDIRNCQNKEQERLRVDKELGNIRTRFKNEKALTPYEKKKYVWKMLYIYMLGYDVDFGHMEAVSLISAPKYPEKQVGYIVTSSLLNENHDFLRLAINTVRNDIIGRNETFQCLALTMVGNIGGREFAESLAPDVQKLLISSSCRPLVRKKAALCLLRLYRKNPDVVNVDGWADRMAQLLDERDLGVLTSSMSLLVALVSNNHEAYWSCLPKCIKILERLARNQDIPQEYTYYGIPSPWLQVKTMRALQYFPTIEDPNARRSLFEVLQRILMGTDVVKNVNKNNASHAVLFEALALVMHLDAEKEMMSQCVALLGKFIAVREPNIRYLGLENMTRMLMVTDVQDIIKRHQAQIITSLKDPDISIRRRALDLLYGMCDVSNAKDIVEELLQYLSTAEFAMREELSLKAAILAEKFAPDLSWYVDVILQLIDKAGDFVSDDIWFRVVQFVTNNEDLQPYAAAKAREYLDKPAIHETMVKVSAYILGEFGHLLARRPGCSPKELFSIIHEKLPTVSTSTISILLSTYAKILMHSQPPDSELQNQIWTIFKKYESSIEVEIQQRAVEYFALSRKGAALMDILAEMPKFPERQSALIKKAEDNEVDTAEQSAIKLRAQQQSQTSNALVVTEQSHVNGTPPVGQLSLVKVPSMSSNVDEADQRLSQENGTLSIVDSQPPSADLLGDLLGPLAIEGPPSSSVHLQPSSNSGVEGTVVEATAIVPAGEQANSVQPIGNIAERFHALCVKDSGVLYEDPYIQIGIKAEWRAHQGHLVLFLGNKNTSPLVSVQALILPPTHLKMELSLVPETIPPRAQVQCPLEVINLHPSRDVAVLDFSYKFGNDMVNVKLRLPAVLNKFLQPITISAEEFFPQWRSLPGPPLKLQEVVRGVRPLPLLEMANLFNSYHLTVCPGLDPNPNNLVVSTTFYSESTRAMLCLVRIETDPADRTQLRMTVASGDPTLTFEMKEFIKDQLVSIPAIATRVPTQPAPTSPPLAQPGSAPAALTDPGAMLAALL; encoded by the exons GCTCTGACTCCatatgagaaaaagaaatatgtttGGAAAATGCTTTACATATATATGCTTGGCTATGATGTGGATTTTGGTCACATGGAAGCTGTTTCTCTTATATCTGCCCCAAAGTATCCTGAAAAACAG GTTGGGTACATTGTAACATCAAGTTTGCTTAATGAAAATCATGACTTTCTCAGGTTGGCTATAAATACAGTGCGCAATGATATCATTGGTCGTAATGAAACCTTCCAGTGTCTAGCATTGACTATG GTTGGAAATATTGGTGGGAGAGAATTTGCCGAATCCTTAGCACCAGATGTACAGAAGTTGCTG ATATCGAGCAGCTGCAGACCACTTGTTAGAAAAAAAGCCGCATTGTGTTTGCTGCGCCTGTACAGGAAAAATCCTGATGTTGTCAATGTAGATGGATG GGCGGATCGGATGGCACAACTTCTGGATGAACGAGACCTTGGTGTTTTGACATCTTCTATGAGTCTTCTTGTTGCATTAGTATCAAACAACCATGAGGCATATTGGAGTTGTCTTCCTAAGTGTATCAAAATTTTAGAACGGCTTGCTAGGAACCAGGATATCCCACAAGAATACACTTACTACGGTATCCCATCTCCCTGGCTTCAG GTGAAAACAATGAGGGCTCTTCAATATTTTCCTACCATTGAAGATCCTAATGCCAGAAGGTCATTGTTTGAG GTCTTACAAAGGATACTGATGGGAACTGATGTTGTGAAAAATGTGAACAAAAATAATGCATCCCATGCTGTTCTTTTTGAAGCCCTTGCTCTG GTGATGCATCTTGATGCTGAAAAAGAGATGATGTCTCAGTGTGTGGCTCTTCTTGGAAAATTTATTGCTGTCCGTGAACCAAACATTCGATATCTTGGCTTG GAGAATATGACAAGAATGTTGATGGTTACTGATGTACAAGATATCATAAAAAGACATCAAGCTCAGATTATTACCTCATTGAAGGATCCTGACATCAG TATTCGGAGGCGTGCTCTAGATTTGCTTTATGGCATGTGTGACGTTTCAAATGCAAAGGATATAGTTGAAGAACTACTGCAG TATCTCAGCACAGCGGAGTTTGCAATGCGTGAGGAATTGTCACTTAAAGCAGCTATTCTTGCTGAGAAGTTTGCACCAGATCTTTCATG GTATGTTGATGTGATTCTTCAATTAATTGACAAGGCCGGTGATTTTGTCAGTGATGACATATGGTTTCGGGTGGTTCAGTTTGTTACAAACAATGAAGACTTACAG CCTTATGCTGCGGCAAAAGCTCGAGAATATCTTGACAAACCTGCTATACATGAGACAATGGTTAAG GTCAGTGCATACATACTTGGAGAGTTTGGACACCTTCTAGCAAGACGACCTGGATGCAGTCCGAAGGAACTATTTAGCATTATACATGAGAAGCTTCCTACTGTATC GACTTCTACTATTTCTATTCTTTTGTCAACATATGCTAAAATTCTGATGCACAGTCAACCACCAGACTCTGAATTACAGAATCAGATATGGACAATATTTAAGAA ATATGAAAGCTCAATTGAAGTCGAAATACAGCAAAGAGCTGTTGAATATTTTGCATTGAGTAGAAAAGGTGCAGCTCTAATGGATATATTGGCCGAAATGCCTAAATTCCCTGAACGACAG TCTGCATTGATTAAAAAGGCTGAAGACAATGAAGTGGATACAGCAGAACAAAGTGCTATAAAGTTACGAGCTCAGCAGCAATCTCAAACATCAAATGCTTTGGTTGTAACAGAACAAAGTCATGTTAATGGAACTCCACCTGTTGGCCAACTTAGCCTTGTAAAGGTGCCCAGCATGAGTAGTAATGTG GATGAGGCAGATCAAAGATTATCCCAGGAAAATGGGACTTTGAGTATAGTAGATTCTCAACCTCCCTCTGCAGATCTCCTTGGCGATCTCTTGGGTCCACTGGCTATTGAAGGCCCTCCCAGTAGCAGTGTCCACCTGCAGCCAAGCTCAAATTCAGGAGTGGAAGGAACTGTAGTTGAAGCCACAGCCATAGTACCTGCTGGAGAACAGGCCAATTCTGTACAG CCAATTGGAAATATTGCTGAAAGATTTCATGCTTTGTGCGTGAAGGATAGTGGTGTTCTATATGAGGATCCTTATATTCAg ATTGGCATTAAAGCAGAATGGAGAGCTCATCAAGGGCATCTTGTTCTTTTCTTGGGAAACAAGAATACTTCTCCTCTTGTCTCTGTTCAAGCTTTAATATTGCCTCCCACGCATTTGAAGATGGAGCTCTCTCTAGTACCAGAAACTATACCTCCCCGGGCACAA GTGCAATGCCCACTTGAGGTCATTAATCTCCACCCAAGCAGGGATGTTGCCGTTCTTGACTTCTCCTACAAGTTTGGTAACGATATG GTCAATGTCAAGCTTCGCCTACCTGCTGTCCTAAATAAATTTCTTCAGCCTATAACTATATCTGCTGAAGAGTTTTTCCCTCAATGGAGATCACTTCCTGGACCACCTTTGAAACTTCAAGAAGTG GTCAGAGGTGTTAGACCCCTTCCACTGCTCGAAATGGCAAACTTATTCAATAGTTACCATTTGACAGTTTGCCCAGGGCTT GATCCCAATCCTAACAATCTTGTTGTGAGTAcaacattttattcagaaagtacAAGGGCAATGCTTTGTTTA GTAAGAATTGAAACAGATCCAGCAGACAGAACCCAGCTGCGAATGACGGTTGCTTCAGGGGACCCAACACTAACATTTGA GATGAAGGAGTTCATCAAGGACCAATTAGTCAGCATTCCCGCCATAGCAACCCGTGTACCAACACAACCAGCTCCGACATCTCCACCACTGGCCCAACCAGGCAGTGCTCCTGCAGCATTGACGGATCCTGGGGCAATGCTGGCTGCTCTTTTATGA